Proteins found in one Limnohabitans sp. TEGF004 genomic segment:
- a CDS encoding ShlB/FhaC/HecB family hemolysin secretion/activation protein yields MGGALEIYDPVVPKNAGTVLRAIEEKTDLPVTEWAEAVTGKSFAKPKQPRNLVDAAMDKMVEQQEVEQAAKALITLKTIQFTGVTILGDMELKGIVEPFINSPMTYEQMLEIGMVVESYYRKNNYLARAILPPQDLNEGVLTVDVIESVFSKVEIEQELADLPNTQAHVTALIESQQKPGEPLNTQSLGRALALANDVPGVNVQGSLRQGREAGETELLLKLYQGRTRQAELSIDNAGSRSTGAIRTLITLNWFNPNDLGDLLNVVAVHTQGSNYARLAYSLPVGTDGWRMGLNTSAMSYEVVVGEQGMVGAFGRAVTKGMEFIYPLLRADDRSATVTLAADTKKFQNTSAQGLIMSDYEAKVMSAQVSGFYRDINPGGGTGTYALQLSHGDINLDGSLSQQTDKNTVKTEGVFNKIRLNGTWQQPITARTSAFVSYTGQLSDKNLDSSEKMQLGGMNGVRAYPTGEGSGSDGQMVQLELRQQLENGINMAAFYDWGQVWLQHDPNYPGGPQHNLNTYKGFGASIGYTTEDGINIKATWARKIGNNPNPNPINGNDQDGTRDRNRYWLQVTLPF; encoded by the coding sequence TTGGGTGGGGCGTTAGAGATCTACGACCCCGTTGTACCCAAAAACGCAGGCACAGTCCTGCGCGCGATTGAAGAAAAAACCGATCTGCCCGTCACCGAGTGGGCCGAGGCGGTCACTGGCAAATCCTTCGCCAAACCCAAGCAGCCACGCAATTTGGTCGATGCCGCCATGGACAAAATGGTGGAGCAGCAGGAGGTCGAACAGGCCGCCAAAGCACTCATCACGCTCAAAACCATCCAGTTCACTGGCGTCACGATTCTGGGCGACATGGAGCTCAAGGGCATCGTCGAACCCTTCATCAACAGCCCCATGACCTACGAGCAAATGCTCGAAATCGGCATGGTGGTCGAGTCGTACTACCGCAAAAACAACTACTTGGCCCGCGCCATCCTGCCGCCGCAAGACCTGAACGAAGGCGTTTTGACCGTCGACGTCATTGAATCCGTGTTCTCCAAGGTCGAAATCGAGCAAGAACTCGCTGACTTGCCCAACACCCAAGCCCACGTCACCGCGCTGATTGAATCCCAACAAAAACCAGGCGAGCCGCTCAACACCCAGTCACTGGGCCGCGCTTTGGCCTTGGCCAACGATGTGCCAGGCGTCAACGTGCAAGGCTCGCTGCGCCAAGGCCGAGAGGCTGGCGAAACCGAGCTGTTGCTCAAGCTCTACCAAGGCCGTACCCGTCAAGCTGAACTCAGCATTGACAACGCGGGCTCTCGCTCAACAGGTGCCATCCGCACCCTCATCACCCTCAATTGGTTCAACCCCAATGACTTGGGCGACTTGCTCAACGTCGTGGCTGTGCACACCCAAGGCAGCAATTACGCCCGTTTGGCCTACAGCCTCCCCGTCGGAACCGATGGCTGGCGCATGGGCTTGAACACATCCGCCATGAGCTACGAAGTGGTCGTTGGCGAGCAGGGCATGGTTGGCGCTTTTGGTAGAGCCGTCACCAAAGGCATGGAATTCATCTACCCACTCTTGCGTGCAGATGACCGCAGTGCAACTGTCACCCTTGCCGCAGATACCAAAAAGTTCCAAAACACCTCAGCCCAAGGGCTGATCATGTCTGACTACGAAGCCAAAGTCATGTCGGCGCAAGTCTCTGGCTTCTACCGTGACATCAACCCAGGCGGCGGAACGGGAACTTATGCGTTACAGCTTTCGCACGGTGACATCAACCTCGATGGCTCCTTGAGTCAGCAAACCGACAAAAACACCGTCAAAACCGAAGGCGTCTTCAACAAAATTCGCCTCAACGGCACGTGGCAGCAGCCCATCACGGCAAGAACATCCGCCTTTGTTTCCTACACAGGCCAGTTGAGCGACAAAAACCTCGACTCCTCCGAAAAAATGCAGCTTGGCGGCATGAACGGCGTGCGCGCCTACCCAACTGGCGAAGGCTCTGGCTCTGACGGCCAAATGGTTCAGCTCGAACTCCGACAACAGTTAGAAAACGGCATCAACATGGCCGCCTTCTACGACTGGGGCCAAGTCTGGCTGCAACACGACCCCAACTACCCAGGCGGTCCGCAACACAACCTCAATACCTACAAAGGCTTTGGCGCCAGCATCGGGTACACCACCGAAGATGGCATCAACATCAAAGCCACATGGGCAAGAAAGATTGGCAACAACCCCAATCCCAACCCCATCAACGGCAACGACCAAGATGGCACGCGCGATCGCAACCGCTACTGGCTGCAAGTCACTCTACCTTTCTAG
- a CDS encoding POTRA domain-containing protein: MVNTTFMRPITVLCWCAAGMVQAQTLPDAGALMRQNEQMLKFDQTQRQAQRLELLPPAMTLTQASLVNPKKIKFLGAKLLSSDQLQAIAQPYLVRPLNQHELEHLTDTVTQAYRRSGWLVRVYIPQQDLSQSELTVQILENMPSSAR, from the coding sequence ATGGTGAACACAACATTTATGCGTCCCATCACGGTGCTGTGCTGGTGCGCGGCGGGGATGGTGCAGGCTCAGACCTTGCCAGATGCAGGCGCTTTGATGCGCCAAAACGAGCAAATGCTCAAGTTCGATCAAACCCAGCGTCAGGCGCAACGTCTTGAGTTGCTGCCACCCGCGATGACCTTGACACAGGCCAGCCTCGTGAACCCAAAGAAGATTAAGTTCTTAGGCGCCAAGTTGCTGTCGAGTGACCAGCTCCAAGCGATCGCTCAGCCTTATCTTGTTCGCCCGCTGAACCAACACGAGCTGGAGCATTTGACCGATACGGTGACTCAGGCTTATCGCCGCTCAGGTTGGTTGGTGCGTGTGTATATCCCTCAGCAAGACCTTTCTCAATCTGAACTGACGGTTCAAATCCTAGAGAACATGCCGTCTAGCGCGCGATAA
- a CDS encoding ShlB/FhaC/HecB family hemolysin secretion/activation protein yields MKKLPVLLTLTAASVGIYLALDATGQLDSFRNVPPTPVVASAPVPDMVEEIKAADEPVPESVQAQASAPAAAPVTAPAAAPVSVAKVKAPQAQDIKLIVREIKFEGATAFSQAELKGVVSEFVGQELTIEQAMAIPAQISKHYQNHNMVARATLVGALAREDGVLKVGVIESQIKPAQLDKALTTMVTPEPMPMHMLSPPPVTSAPVPAPAPVAVSQVAKLEVSEDASVVTKFAEMSPNVPMPSPKSGESQEDAETAFILKQYAHKSRQYELLFDNYGYSSTGSNRIGAGLVWNDTLSKGDTLSLQGLKSQGSQYLQMAYNWTTGLDGLKLGANLSSFNFDVVNDLQNAVNLSGDGIKKGLLLAYDLVNSPNQLSTLGLHYDVKSIHTTAATFTDSAYYDTKVMGIKFKGFEREMVPGGAVFSYDAMFSKGTVDMAGSPNEAADLSGEQTAGEFSKFRLSASVFQPLGGVHAFYTGLTLQRASKNLDGSEKIYLGGPLGVRAYGVGEGMGSDGELVTFEFRQKLTANTTLSEFYDRGHVRAWHDGSAPGAPANNSATLQGYGLSLTHRLDTGATLRGTWAHRLGDEPDTAAMPRGHSGQYDRNRFWVSLESRF; encoded by the coding sequence ATGAAAAAACTACCAGTCCTTCTGACCCTCACTGCTGCCAGCGTCGGCATTTATTTGGCCTTGGATGCCACGGGTCAGCTCGACAGTTTTCGAAACGTACCGCCCACACCCGTGGTGGCGTCGGCGCCCGTGCCAGACATGGTGGAAGAAATCAAGGCGGCTGATGAACCTGTGCCAGAGTCGGTGCAAGCACAAGCCAGCGCGCCTGCCGCTGCGCCAGTGACAGCGCCAGCGGCTGCCCCAGTTTCAGTGGCCAAGGTGAAAGCGCCTCAGGCGCAAGACATCAAGCTCATTGTTCGTGAGATTAAATTTGAAGGCGCAACAGCCTTCAGTCAAGCCGAACTCAAAGGCGTGGTCAGCGAGTTTGTGGGCCAAGAGCTCACCATTGAACAAGCGATGGCCATTCCGGCGCAGATCTCTAAGCACTACCAAAACCACAACATGGTTGCGCGTGCGACCTTGGTGGGTGCTTTGGCGCGTGAAGATGGGGTGCTCAAAGTGGGCGTCATCGAGAGCCAAATCAAACCCGCACAGCTCGACAAAGCGCTGACCACCATGGTGACACCAGAGCCCATGCCCATGCACATGCTGTCACCGCCGCCAGTAACGTCAGCGCCTGTGCCAGCCCCAGCGCCTGTGGCTGTCTCGCAAGTGGCGAAACTAGAAGTCAGCGAAGATGCCAGCGTGGTGACCAAGTTTGCAGAGATGTCGCCCAACGTGCCGATGCCAAGCCCCAAATCGGGCGAGAGCCAAGAAGATGCCGAAACGGCATTCATCTTGAAACAATACGCCCACAAGTCCCGCCAGTACGAACTGCTGTTTGACAACTATGGTTACTCTTCCACAGGCAGCAACCGCATCGGGGCTGGCTTGGTATGGAATGACACCTTGTCCAAAGGCGACACCTTGTCGTTGCAAGGCTTGAAGTCGCAAGGCAGCCAATACCTGCAAATGGCCTACAACTGGACCACCGGCTTGGATGGCCTCAAGCTTGGCGCGAACCTATCTAGCTTCAATTTCGATGTGGTCAACGACTTGCAAAACGCGGTCAACCTCAGCGGTGACGGCATCAAAAAGGGCCTGTTATTGGCCTACGACCTGGTCAATAGCCCCAACCAGTTGAGCACTTTAGGATTGCATTACGACGTCAAGTCCATCCACACCACAGCCGCCACCTTCACCGATTCGGCCTACTACGACACCAAAGTCATGGGCATCAAGTTCAAAGGCTTTGAGCGCGAGATGGTGCCCGGCGGTGCGGTCTTCTCTTACGACGCTATGTTCTCGAAGGGCACGGTCGACATGGCGGGATCGCCCAACGAAGCCGCCGATCTCAGTGGCGAACAAACGGCGGGAGAGTTTTCCAAGTTTCGTTTGAGCGCTTCGGTATTCCAGCCCTTGGGTGGTGTCCATGCGTTTTATACCGGCTTGACGCTTCAACGCGCCAGCAAGAACCTCGATGGCTCTGAAAAAATCTACTTGGGTGGCCCTTTGGGCGTGCGAGCTTACGGGGTCGGCGAGGGCATGGGCAGCGATGGCGAGTTGGTGACTTTTGAATTCAGGCAAAAACTCACGGCCAACACCACGTTGTCTGAGTTCTATGACCGTGGCCATGTGCGTGCTTGGCACGATGGCAGCGCACCAGGTGCACCTGCCAACAACAGCGCCACCTTGCAAGGTTATGGCCTGAGTCTGACGCACCGCTTGGATACGGGTGCCACCCTCCGAGGCACTTGGGCCCACCGCCTTGGCGATGAGCCTGACACCGCCGCCATGCCACGCGGCCACAGCGGCCAATACGATCGCAACCGCTTCTGGGTCTCGCTGGAGTCACGTTTCTAA
- a CDS encoding POTRA domain-containing protein — MKRHAYCLLCALVVASGATQANGFSPDAGSLMANHQDLLSSRTAPQQEGFALEYYPKLRWTDDFSVQIDSITIQGNSLVPNNKLQVAVKDFVGKRVLVDKLSVVSAAIAKAYRDSGYRVKAYIPDQSFSRGRLVVQVIEADPISR; from the coding sequence ATGAAACGACACGCTTATTGCCTTTTGTGTGCACTGGTTGTGGCCAGCGGCGCAACACAGGCCAACGGTTTCTCGCCCGATGCCGGCAGCCTGATGGCCAACCATCAAGACCTGCTGTCATCACGCACAGCCCCACAGCAGGAGGGCTTTGCGCTGGAGTACTACCCCAAGCTGCGATGGACAGATGACTTCAGCGTCCAAATTGACAGCATCACCATTCAAGGCAACTCCTTGGTACCAAACAACAAGCTGCAAGTGGCGGTGAAAGACTTTGTGGGCAAACGTGTGTTGGTCGATAAGTTGTCTGTTGTGAGCGCGGCGATCGCCAAGGCTTACAGAGATTCGGGCTACAGGGTCAAAGCCTATATCCCCGATCAGTCTTTTTCTCGTGGACGTTTGGTCGTGCAAGTCATCGAAGCCGATCCGATCAGCCGTTGA
- a CDS encoding glycosyltransferase has protein sequence MKILFIHQNFPGQFLHLAPALVKDGHEVHALVLKKEVPAEWMGVRMHAYHPSKGTATGVHPWALDFETKLIRGEAVFRKCLELKAQGFTPDAVVAHPGWGESLFVKDVWPQTKLGLYCELNYTEKGNDVGFDPEFLSTDPGDACRLRVKNINNVMHFDMADAAISPTNFQADTYPWPFRGKIKVMHDGIDTKVIAPNNLATFALRSGRVLGRDDEVITFANRNLEPYRGYHVFMRALPKLLQERPNAQVVIVGGDGVSYGKAPPGKTNWKQVFIDEVKPLIDDKDWARVHFVGHLPHNQFVSLLQVSTVHVYLTYPFVASWSLLEAMSVGCAIVGSDTEPVKEFIEHDKHGLLMPFFDQEALIHQTVRLLDDADLRQRLGQEARKKIQFYYDMHSICLPKLIKWVDFLSHVRS, from the coding sequence ATGAAGATCTTATTCATTCATCAAAACTTTCCTGGTCAATTTCTACACCTCGCGCCGGCTTTGGTCAAAGACGGCCACGAGGTGCATGCATTGGTACTCAAAAAAGAGGTGCCCGCCGAATGGATGGGCGTGCGCATGCACGCTTACCACCCCAGCAAAGGCACGGCCACTGGGGTTCATCCATGGGCCTTAGATTTTGAAACCAAGCTCATTCGAGGCGAAGCTGTGTTTCGCAAATGTTTGGAATTGAAGGCGCAAGGCTTCACCCCAGACGCGGTGGTGGCACATCCTGGCTGGGGCGAGAGCCTGTTTGTCAAAGATGTGTGGCCCCAGACCAAGCTGGGTCTTTACTGTGAACTGAACTACACCGAAAAAGGCAACGATGTGGGGTTTGACCCCGAGTTCTTAAGCACAGACCCAGGCGATGCTTGTCGACTTCGCGTGAAGAACATCAACAACGTCATGCACTTTGACATGGCGGATGCGGCCATCTCTCCCACCAACTTTCAGGCAGATACCTATCCTTGGCCCTTCCGAGGAAAGATCAAAGTCATGCATGACGGCATTGACACCAAGGTCATTGCTCCCAACAACTTAGCCACATTTGCACTGCGCTCGGGCCGCGTGTTGGGCCGTGATGACGAGGTCATCACCTTTGCGAATCGCAACTTAGAGCCTTACCGTGGCTATCACGTGTTCATGCGTGCCTTGCCCAAATTGCTGCAAGAGCGCCCCAATGCGCAAGTGGTCATCGTGGGTGGTGATGGCGTGAGTTACGGCAAAGCGCCACCCGGCAAGACCAACTGGAAGCAGGTCTTCATCGATGAAGTCAAACCGCTGATCGATGACAAAGACTGGGCCCGTGTTCACTTTGTTGGGCACTTGCCGCACAACCAATTTGTGAGCTTGCTGCAAGTCAGCACCGTTCACGTGTACCTGACGTATCCCTTTGTCGCGAGCTGGAGTTTGCTCGAAGCGATGAGCGTGGGTTGCGCCATTGTGGGCAGCGACACAGAGCCGGTCAAAGAGTTCATTGAGCATGACAAACACGGTTTGCTCATGCCGTTTTTTGACCAAGAGGCGCTGATCCATCAGACCGTTCGGTTGTTAGACGACGCCGACCTTCGACAACGTCTGGGTCAAGAGGCGCGCAAAAAGATTCAGTTTTATTACGACATGCATTCCATTTGTCTACCCAAGCTCATTAAGTGGGTCGACTTTTTATCTCACGTGAGGAGTTGA
- a CDS encoding TolC family protein, translating to MKKHIISIAIACLGSQSIAADLQSELIYLRDNHPMLRATSFAVTAAEKRETAAKAGWLPKVDVGAESGSEKITTTPYASGQPSSTPQASDLQRKKQSVTVTQNLFNGGRTLATTGVAKIERQMKDADRSATSQEVLLEAITAYINVLKNKMLISLSEINEETTKRQLEMEKQRVERGGGVIVDELQAATRLQIVRERRVIYEQGLRDAVSGYEQVFGKSPDLKLFEDVDIIKSRMPASVDAATDEAAENNPRLAGARLATERTYRLISMENAGFMPNVDLVGTHNRERDAGQLYRKDEDSVLLKMSWNIFAGRETISRAQAAAYDYRESAEKEKNVNNKTKESVRVAWNQYKKGLERLDLLESAVKTSQGVMRGRKRLRDAGKETALAVLDSEVEHFGLLANKVNASMDAKLGSYRLLSALGKLDIESLNLDQGKFEIPIQSIDKAVKELVGNELLVR from the coding sequence ATGAAAAAGCACATCATTTCAATCGCCATTGCCTGCCTCGGTTCGCAATCCATTGCCGCTGACTTGCAGTCTGAGTTGATTTACCTGCGCGACAACCACCCCATGCTGCGAGCCACCAGCTTTGCGGTCACCGCAGCCGAAAAACGTGAAACGGCCGCCAAAGCAGGCTGGTTGCCCAAGGTGGATGTGGGGGCTGAAAGTGGCTCCGAAAAAATCACCACCACCCCTTACGCCTCGGGTCAGCCCAGCTCCACCCCACAAGCCAGCGACTTGCAACGCAAAAAGCAATCTGTGACGGTGACGCAAAACCTGTTCAACGGGGGGCGCACCTTGGCCACCACGGGTGTCGCCAAGATTGAACGCCAGATGAAAGACGCCGACCGTAGCGCCACCTCACAAGAGGTGCTGCTCGAAGCGATCACGGCCTACATCAACGTGTTGAAAAACAAAATGCTCATCAGCTTGAGCGAAATCAACGAAGAGACGACCAAGCGCCAGCTCGAGATGGAGAAGCAACGCGTGGAGCGTGGCGGTGGTGTCATCGTGGACGAGTTGCAAGCGGCTACCCGTCTGCAAATCGTGCGCGAGCGCCGTGTGATTTACGAGCAGGGCTTGCGTGATGCCGTCTCGGGCTACGAACAGGTGTTTGGCAAAAGCCCCGACCTGAAGTTATTTGAAGATGTGGACATCATCAAATCTCGCATGCCTGCCTCTGTCGATGCGGCGACTGACGAAGCAGCCGAAAACAACCCCCGACTGGCAGGCGCAAGACTTGCCACCGAGCGAACCTATCGACTCATCAGCATGGAAAACGCTGGCTTCATGCCCAACGTCGACTTGGTGGGAACCCATAACCGCGAACGCGATGCAGGCCAGCTTTACCGCAAAGACGAAGACTCTGTTTTGCTCAAGATGAGCTGGAACATCTTTGCGGGTCGCGAGACCATCAGCCGCGCTCAAGCGGCTGCCTATGACTACCGTGAAAGCGCTGAAAAAGAGAAGAACGTCAACAACAAGACCAAAGAGTCCGTGCGTGTGGCGTGGAACCAATACAAAAAAGGCCTGGAGCGTTTGGATCTGTTGGAATCTGCGGTCAAAACCTCACAAGGCGTGATGCGCGGTCGTAAGCGTTTGCGTGACGCAGGCAAAGAAACCGCGTTGGCTGTTTTGGACTCTGAGGTTGAACACTTTGGCCTGCTGGCCAACAAAGTCAACGCCTCGATGGATGCGAAGTTGGGCAGTTACCGACTGTTGAGCGCATTGGGCAAGCTGGACATCGAGTCACTGAACTTGGACCAAGGCAAGTTCGAAATCCCAATCCAGTCGATTGACAAAGCGGTCAAAGAGCTGGTCGGTAACGAGCTGTTGGTGCGATGA
- a CDS encoding HlyD family type I secretion periplasmic adaptor subunit, protein MSKNSQHLSLDRVLHDLGEPRWRASQRRLLAFFVVIFLWTLIGRVDRVVTAPGKVIPFDKVKVIQHLEGGIIKEIVVRENQEVKAGDPLVHLDLASSSINSGEMNARMASLKLAKIRLDAEAVGTDPVWPEDLAAKFPNLIEVETNSYHNKKDERRSSLQAFDNIVTQNRQKLAESRERLAALEASIKISRQEVAISADLVKDKLTSQLEHFQRQSNYERLSGEIASLRQSITGLQAGISESMARRQQEESRFNRESSSEAADMERKMASLSEELNRAHDQEDRSVIRAPIDGVVKNVRFQTSGNVIKPGEPIMEVVPVKDQLVIEVKLSPSDRGYINLKQDALVKISTYDYLRYGGLSGTVTGIAADTDLGRNEEQFYRVVVSTDKSWLGSHQGQYPITPGMVGEVDIKVDTQSIMWALLKPVLKLKADAFKEI, encoded by the coding sequence ATGTCAAAAAATTCACAACATTTATCGTTAGACCGCGTCTTGCATGACCTGGGTGAACCGCGCTGGCGCGCTTCCCAGCGTCGGTTGCTGGCTTTCTTTGTGGTCATCTTTTTGTGGACCCTCATCGGCAGGGTTGACCGCGTCGTGACCGCACCCGGCAAAGTGATTCCCTTTGACAAAGTCAAAGTAATTCAGCATTTAGAGGGCGGCATCATCAAAGAAATCGTGGTGCGCGAGAACCAAGAAGTCAAAGCAGGCGACCCCTTGGTGCATTTGGACCTGGCATCCAGCAGCATCAACAGCGGTGAGATGAATGCCCGCATGGCCTCACTCAAACTGGCCAAGATCCGCTTAGACGCAGAGGCCGTGGGCACAGATCCCGTTTGGCCTGAGGACTTGGCTGCCAAGTTTCCGAACCTGATCGAAGTGGAAACCAACAGTTACCACAACAAAAAAGACGAACGCCGCAGCTCTCTGCAAGCGTTTGACAACATCGTCACGCAGAACCGCCAAAAGCTGGCCGAATCCCGTGAACGCCTGGCGGCACTGGAGGCCAGCATCAAGATTTCTAGGCAAGAGGTGGCCATCTCTGCCGACTTGGTCAAAGACAAACTCACCTCACAACTCGAGCACTTCCAGCGCCAAAGCAACTACGAGCGCCTGAGCGGTGAAATTGCCTCTTTGCGCCAATCCATCACGGGTTTGCAGGCGGGCATCAGTGAATCCATGGCAAGGCGCCAGCAAGAAGAGTCGCGTTTCAACCGCGAGTCATCGAGCGAAGCCGCCGACATGGAGCGAAAAATGGCCAGCCTCTCAGAGGAGCTCAACCGAGCCCATGACCAAGAAGACCGTTCGGTCATTCGCGCCCCGATTGACGGCGTGGTCAAAAACGTGCGCTTTCAAACCTCTGGCAACGTCATCAAGCCCGGTGAACCCATCATGGAAGTGGTGCCCGTCAAAGACCAATTGGTCATTGAAGTCAAGCTCAGCCCGAGCGACCGTGGCTACATCAATCTCAAACAAGACGCACTGGTCAAGATTTCAACCTATGACTATTTGCGCTATGGCGGCCTGAGTGGCACGGTCACTGGCATTGCCGCTGACACAGACCTGGGCCGCAACGAAGAACAGTTTTATCGCGTGGTCGTCAGCACAGACAAATCATGGCTTGGCAGTCACCAAGGCCAGTACCCCATCACACCCGGCATGGTGGGCGAGGTCGATATCAAGGTCGACACCCAATCCATCATGTGGGCGCTGCTGAAACCTGTTTTGAAGCTCAAAGCAGACGCGTTCAAGGAAATTTGA
- a CDS encoding ATP-binding cassette domain-containing protein yields the protein MKKEFLGSSDEKGSKRAWLGLEWLSQLSGSGSTRAWSHLDKEYLRTKKQEVGEALKLAGDETRKGLKWGWHFVADSDKGAAHNLQSLPDVQAQQDWLRELLWPYRNAYRQALALSFATNILGLFAAVFSMQVYDQVVGHEGYSTLAALVIGMAIAIVMDHVFRAGRSLLLQRIGARVEVELARETLQRMLNLPTLALEARSPGFWQAVYRDIEIVRATCSGATAMLVIDLPFVLLSLLVIAFVALPLLPVALLTIAAFVALAWHSGRVTRGASETEREQLVSRDMVLNELASVRLSLKALGANESVHRRWEDHYAKWLNESLARSREADHFRELAHAMTTGNSVLTTSIGALAILNQLITMGSLIATNMLGGRMVSPLIQLVGQWRTFGQFRAAKKRLDTLLSAPQDRSESVIALPRPVGAMRLESVTFQFPGSENALLEPISGEIGPSGLHAIVGPNGSGKTTLLKILRGLYPPSAGRVLIDGADLHQFTQTELAQRMGYLSQTNQLLSTSIRDNIALANPDASDEQIIRAAERSCAHHFIIDLPDGYATQVGEGAQRFSAGQTKRIAIAQALLNDPPVLLLDEPTAELDRESELRFVQTLKQLAKERTVIVVTHSPFLLSHCNGILVMNKGKLMAAGPATEILPKLGMNVASNA from the coding sequence ATGAAAAAGGAATTCCTTGGAAGCTCCGATGAGAAGGGCAGCAAACGCGCATGGCTTGGCCTTGAGTGGTTGAGCCAACTCTCGGGCTCGGGTTCGACACGTGCATGGTCGCATCTCGACAAGGAATACCTTCGAACTAAAAAGCAAGAGGTGGGCGAGGCTTTGAAGCTCGCGGGCGATGAAACCCGCAAAGGGCTCAAGTGGGGTTGGCATTTCGTGGCCGACTCAGACAAAGGGGCCGCGCACAACCTGCAGAGCCTGCCCGATGTTCAGGCCCAGCAAGACTGGTTGCGTGAATTGCTTTGGCCCTATCGCAATGCCTACCGCCAAGCACTGGCGCTGTCATTTGCCACCAACATCTTGGGGCTGTTTGCAGCTGTCTTCAGCATGCAGGTGTATGACCAAGTGGTGGGCCACGAAGGCTATTCCACGCTGGCGGCGCTGGTGATTGGCATGGCCATTGCCATCGTGATGGACCATGTGTTTCGTGCGGGCCGTTCGTTGCTGCTGCAACGCATTGGCGCGCGTGTGGAGGTCGAACTCGCGCGTGAGACCCTGCAGCGCATGCTCAACTTGCCCACCTTGGCACTGGAAGCGCGCTCGCCAGGGTTTTGGCAAGCGGTTTACCGCGACATTGAAATCGTGCGTGCCACCTGCTCGGGCGCGACAGCCATGCTGGTGATTGACTTGCCCTTTGTGCTGCTGTCATTGCTGGTGATTGCCTTTGTGGCGCTGCCTTTGCTCCCTGTGGCCTTGCTCACCATTGCCGCATTCGTGGCCTTGGCATGGCATTCGGGACGTGTCACCCGTGGCGCGAGTGAGACGGAGCGCGAGCAGTTGGTGAGCCGTGACATGGTTCTCAACGAACTCGCTTCTGTGCGTTTGAGCCTCAAAGCGTTGGGGGCCAACGAATCGGTCCACCGTCGCTGGGAAGACCACTATGCCAAGTGGCTGAACGAATCTTTGGCGCGCAGCCGCGAGGCGGACCATTTCCGTGAACTCGCGCACGCCATGACCACCGGCAACTCGGTGCTCACCACCAGCATTGGCGCCTTGGCCATCTTGAACCAGCTCATCACCATGGGCTCTTTGATTGCCACCAACATGTTGGGCGGGCGCATGGTTTCGCCCTTGATTCAATTGGTGGGCCAATGGCGAACCTTTGGCCAATTCCGCGCCGCCAAAAAGCGACTCGACACCTTGTTGTCAGCGCCACAAGACCGCAGCGAAAGTGTGATTGCCTTGCCTCGCCCTGTGGGTGCGATGCGCTTGGAAAGCGTGACCTTTCAATTCCCCGGTTCTGAAAACGCATTGCTCGAACCCATCTCGGGTGAAATTGGCCCATCTGGCTTACACGCCATCGTGGGGCCCAACGGCAGTGGCAAGACCACGTTGTTGAAAATCTTGCGGGGCTTGTACCCTCCAAGTGCTGGCCGCGTCTTGATTGACGGAGCCGATCTGCACCAGTTCACCCAAACCGAGCTGGCCCAGCGCATGGGCTACCTCTCGCAAACCAACCAGCTGCTGTCGACTTCTATTCGCGACAACATCGCCTTGGCCAACCCCGATGCCAGCGATGAGCAAATCATCCGAGCCGCCGAGCGTTCATGCGCGCACCACTTCATCATTGACCTGCCCGATGGCTACGCCACCCAAGTCGGGGAGGGGGCGCAACGCTTCTCAGCCGGTCAGACCAAGCGCATTGCCATCGCGCAAGCCTTGCTGAATGACCCACCTGTGCTCTTGCTCGATGAGCCGACGGCTGAGCTCGACCGTGAGTCCGAGCTGCGTTTTGTGCAAACCCTCAAGCAATTGGCCAAGGAGCGCACCGTCATCGTGGTCACGCATAGTCCTTTCTTGCTCAGTCACTGCAATGGCATTTTGGTGATGAACAAAGGCAAGTTGATGGCGGCAGGGCCCGCCACCGAGATTCTTCCCAAGTTAGGTATGAATGTTGCAAGCAACGCCTGA